In Leguminivora glycinivorella isolate SPB_JAAS2020 chromosome 19, LegGlyc_1.1, whole genome shotgun sequence, a single genomic region encodes these proteins:
- the LOC125236401 gene encoding venom serine carboxypeptidase gives MARFLRVILLVQAIAYSQCFFHRYPELKLGEKDGGDPGKPLFLTPFIESGNITEGRRLARVPFTESLRIKSYAGYITVNKTYDSNQFFWYFPSMSPNKELAPVIVWLQGGPGATSLYGLFTENGPVRVRNNKFERRKYNWALNHHVIYIDNPVGTGFSFTKHPEGYCTDETQVGEHLYSTLTQFFKLFPELQQNKFFVTGESYGGKYVPALAYTIHKKNPTAETKINLKGITIGNGLSDPEHQLIYSKYLYQIGLIDRNSQKVFEDYEAKARSYIHNNQWDEAFDTFDTLLNGDLIEGKSYFYNVTGFNFYFNYLHSKDYRSSETGDDFGPMIQKSDVRKEIHVGDMPFNDGKEVEKHLKQDVMKSVAPWVSELLDHYYCVIYNGQLDIIVAYPLTLNYLQNLNFTGADEYKTAKRYIWRVDGEIAGYVKQAGKLVEIMIRNAGHMVPSDQPKWALDLITRFTHEKTFYDKKIEYKGH, from the coding sequence ATGGCAAGGTTTCTGAGAGTGATTTTACTTGTTCAAGCGATAGCTTATTCTCAATGCTTTTTCCATCGTTATCCAGAGCTGAAACTGGGGGAAAAGGACGGCGGAGACCCCGGCAAGCCGCTGTTCCTGACTCCGTTCATCGAAAGCGGGAACATTACTGAAGGCAGGCGGTTGGCGCGCGTGCCGTTCACAGAAAGTTTGCGAATCAAGAGCTATGCAGGGTACATCACTGTCAACAAGACTTATGACTCGAACCAGTTCTTCTGGTACTTCCCGAGCATGTCGCCCAACAAGGAGCTGGCGCCGGTCATCGTGTGGCTGCAGGGCGGCCCCGGCGCGACCTCTCTGTACGGTTTGTTCACGGAAAACGGTCCGGTTCGCGTGAGAAACAACAAGTTTGAGCGAAGGAAGTACAATTGGGCTTTGAATCACCATGTTATTTATATCGACAACCCTGTCGGCACTGGGTTTAGCTTTACTAAACACCCGGAAGGCTACTGCACTGATGAGACACAAGTTGGTGAGCATCTATACTCTACACTGACTCAGTTCTTTAAACTCTTCCCGGAGCTGCAGCAGAATAAATTCTTTGTAACTGGTGAGTCTTACGGAGGGAAGTATGTACCGGCGCTTGCTTATACTATTCACAAGAAAAATCCTACAGCCGAAACCAAAATCAACCTGAAGGGTATCACCATTGGCAATGGTTTAAGCGATCCAGAGCACCAGCTTATTTACAGCaaatatttgtaccaaattggCCTCATCGATAGGAACTCTCAGAAGGTTTTTGAGGATTATGAAGCCAAAGCTAGAAGCTACATTCATAATAACCAATGGGATGAAGCTTTTGATACCTTCGACACACTTCTGAATGGAGACTTAATTGAAGGCAAAAGCTACTTCTACAATGTCACTGGTTTTAACTTTTATTTCAACTACTTGCACTCCAAAGATTATAGGAGTTCAGAGACTGGAGATGACTTCGGGCCCATGATTCAGAAGAGTGATGTCCGTAAAGAAATCCATGTCGGAGACATGCCATTCAATGATGGAAAGGAAGTAGAAAAGCATTTGAAACAAGATGTTATGAAGTCGGTTGCTCCATGGGTCTCTGAGCTGCTAGACCACTATTACTGTGTCATTTACAACGGACAGCTAGACATCATAGTCGCATATCCACTGACTCTCAACTACTTGCAAAACCTGAACTTTACCGGTGCAGATGAGTATAAGACAGCTAAGCGCTACATCTGGCGAGTGGATGGGGAGATTGCCGGCTATGTTAAACAAGCTGGTAAACTTGTTGAGATCATGATCAGGAATGCTGGTCATATGGTGCCCAGCGATCAGCCTAAATGGGCTTTAGATCTGATAACCAGATTCACCCATGAAAAAACCTTTTATGATAAGAAAATTGAGTATAAAGGTCATTAA